Genomic window (Kwoniella botswanensis chromosome 1, complete sequence):
GATGAATCAGGCATCCTCTCCAACGAGGAAACATTCACCTAGATCATACTTGTACAGTACACCAATCACTCAATGGAAAAAGATCAAAGTTGTAAAAATCTATCTTACGTATCAAGTTGAGTTGtacatatcaacatcgtttTATAGCATGCACTATTTTGACTTTTCATGCATACATACAATCTCGAGCTACTCAATAGCATCACGTCGGATGGAAATCGCATACAGTACCAGTACGAGTAGTATGATGTGGAATGTATTTGTGTATTTGTGCTACCCCTTTAAGCGATGACTCGTGCACCGTTGCGTTGGTGATTGCCCGTCCATCGCCGGTCAATCGTCCGTGGActcgatctcatctactCGATTGGAAAAAAGGTCTGAAAGTCAACTACATCTTATCGATATACTCACTCACTCAGCTTGTATATCCCCTTCATACATCCCTTATTACCCATATCAGATACTACAAACCGTTAAAAGATGTCTGAGCATCTGAAAAGAGTATTcgcagagaagaaagaacaggTGAGTCACCGCATCTCATAACTGATAGAGTACAGACTGtttgattgatattgatatatgCGATTGCCTTAATGAATTAGGATCAACCGTATGTTCATGAGACTACATGATTAGAAAGAGATGACATAGCTGATCCTTATCTATCTTTTTTCTAACCAGTGCATTCGTCACTTTCCTGACTGCAGGATTCCCAACTCGAGATGCCACCGTACCACTCATGATGGCTTTGGAAGCTGGAGGAGCGGATATAATTGAATTGGGTGTACCGTTCAGTGATCCCATTGCGGATGGACCAACTATCCAGAGAGCTAACACTGTGAGTGACCTCGTCGATTGTCATATTGCAGGGTAGTAGACGGTTAGATGAATGGTCTTGCGTGACATCGGTAGAAAATCTAGGAATTATCTTGATCCAGAGTGTTTTAGCTGACTGATATATTGTTGTCTGTATGATAGATCGCGATCGAAAACAATGTTCACTACTCTGATTGTTTGGAATACGTTAGACAAGCTAGGAAGTTAGGATTAAAGGTTCCAGTCATTTTCATGGGTGTGTGCGACTCTACTGCCAAGCAACGTACGGTAACGTGTATACTGATACTTTGGGCGAAACAGGCTACTACAACCCCCTTATTGCTTACGGCGAAGAATTAGCTGTGAAAGATGCCAGAGAAGCAGGTGCGAATGGTTACATCATTGTGGATCTTCCACCGGAGGAAGCTATCAAGTTCAGGAATATATGTCAAGAACACAGGTGAGCTGCTCGACTGTTCATGTTTACCTGATCAGCAGCTGATGGTCCGTTTTCACTAGCATGTCATACGTTCCCCTCATTGCTCCTTCCACGAGTATCGACCGAGTGAAATTCTTGACCTCTATCGCCGATTCATTCATCTATGTTGTTTCCAAGGTATGGCACACATCCCGTATATCCCGTAGCAACCTGTGAAACTGTTATAGCTGACTGTTTGATAAATTATGTAGATGGGTGTTACAGGTTCCTCAGCCGGAGTAGCCATCTCAGCGTCTCTTCCCGAACTGGTAGCTAGGATCAGGGCATTCACACCCGTACCATTAGCGGTAGGATTCGGAGTAGACAATCGAACGCATTTCGAATTCGTTACTTCTGCTGGATCAGATGCCGTGGTAGTCGGTTCAAAAATCATCAAATTGGTATTGGATAATCCCGATATCGAAAAAGCCAGTAAAGAAGTCGAATACTTCTGTAGGGAAATCACACTACATGGTCAGAACCCTCCTCCATTAGGTAGGAAAAACGGTATCGCACAAAACGGCAATGCCAATGAGGAAGGAGAAACAAAGGTTGAACCTGTATTACCTATACCTGAAGGAGAAGTTGCCAAACCTGAATTACAAGTTGACCAACCTGGAAAATTACCTTCTCGATTTGGTCTTTTCGGTGGTGCCTACGTACCGGAATCGTTGGTTGATTGTTTAAGTGAATTGGAAGCTGCTCATGCGGAAGCGATCAAAGATCCCAAGTTTTGGAAAGAATTTGAAGATATGTTTGGATATATCAATAGACCTTCGCAGTTGTATTATGCTGAGAGGTTGACTGAAGAGATGGGAGGTGCTAAAATTTGGTTAAAGTGGGTTACGAACGTTGATCGATCTTATCTTTCAGAGACGGCGTGGAGGCTGATCATTCATTGTTGAGTAGACGAGAAGATTTGAATCATACTGGATCGCACAAGATCAACAATGCTGTTGGTCAGGTATGTCGGCTTCCGTTACTACTGATGACAGAATAGCTTATCCCTTCATGCTATAGATCCTTCTCGCGAAAAGATTGGGTAAAACTCGAATTATAGCTGAGACTGGTGCGGGTCAACATGGTGTGGCTACTGCTACTGTCTGCGCCAAATTCGGTTTGCAATGTGATATTTACATGGGAGCAGAGGATGTGAGGAGACAGGAGTTGAACGTGTTTAGAATCAAGATGTTGGGTGGTAATGTGAGTCAAATCCCTTTCTGAGCGGAATCATCAATGGTGTGGCTCCTGTGGTCGTTGCTAATATCCATGCGCGGATCTATAGGTTATCCCCGTCACGGCCGGATCACAAACATTGAAAGATGCAGTTAACGAAGCTATGAGAGAATGGGTCACCCGACTTGAAGATACCCATTACCTCATTGGTTCAGCTATAGGTCCTCATCCTTTCCCTACCATCGTGAGAGACTTCCAGAGAGtgattggaagagagatcaAGTCGCAAATGCAAGAGCAAGCTGGTAAATTGCCTGATGCCGTGGTAGCTTGTGTTGGAGGTGGATCGAACGCTATTGGTACTTTCTATGATTTCATTGGGGATGAGAGCGTTAGATTGGTTGGTGTTGAGGCTGGTGGTCATGGTGAGTATTACCACCGTCATACAGCCTTCTCAAGCTTATTGAAGTAACACAAGACATTTGACTAACGCGCCTTACCACGATAGGTGTGGATACCGACTTACACTCTGCTACACTTACCAAGGGAGTGATCGGTGTGGTCCACGGTGCTTCttcatatatcattcaaAGTAAAGAAGGCCAATTGGTACCTACACATAGTATCAGtgctggtgagtcatacACTTGCTTTTGCAAAATATGGCATGGATGACTCATGTTGAGCTGTTAGGTCTCGATTACAACTCTGTTGGACCTGAACATTCCCACTTGAAATACACCGGTCGAGCTGAATATATCGTCGCTGATGATACtcaagctttgaaagctttcAAGATGGTGACTCAACTCGAAGGTATCATCCCTGCTTTGGAATCTAGTCACGGTCTTTGGGGTGGTATGCAGCTGGCTAAAACGTTACCGAAGGACAAGGATGTTGTTATGTGAGTATTCGACGCTTTACTTTCCcgccttcatcttcttcttcgtctcactctcatcctctccttcgCCCCCGTCCGCCCCGTATCGTCATTGCTTCTTTCCACTGTTCCCCTCTCTCTGCCCTGACATGATCACTTGCTGATGTACTGTTCTCTCATAGCTGTCTAAGTGGTAACGGTGCTAAGGATGTAGCAGAAGTATTATTGACCTTGAAGGATAAGAAATGGGCTGATAAGTTAGATTGGCACGTTGCTCAATAGACTCGTATAGTATGGATGGTCCAAGGGTTAGATATGGGAATGTATATATTATATGGTAGTGTTCATGCATGCTCTTCGACTAGAGTGCTGTGGTTGTTGATGCGTTGATGCGTTGATGGTCGCTTGTGCATACGCCATGTTTGGCGTGATGTACGTGTGTACGCACAGATCCCCGTATGGCATGGCTGAGTATCAAAGCGTCATTTGAGTACCATGTAGTACTTTGTCATCGCTACCGATCAACCATTgtccaccatcaccatcacattcaTGGTCACACCGGTTCAACAAATCAACAAGCAAGATATAACAAGCAGCATCTGTTGACTCTCGGAAACTTTAAAGTGTATTCTGTACATATACCCGTACTCGGCAAGTAGGCACGGAATCAACATTCACTCGATATTCGTCGTACTAGGTTCACTTTGGTTTCATTTAGACTAGTTGTACAACACGACATTCCTGTTTGCTCGATTCACCCAACCTAGATTGATCAGCCTTGTCTACCTTACACATTATCATACATTCCTCGCTGTTACTTGTGGTTTATCGCAGTCCATATCCTAGTCATTCTTCTGCAAAGGGTCTGAGGACCGAGGATCGAAAGGCAAAGCCAGGGCTGGCAGTCAAGAATGTCAACAGCCATTCAGTCCCAACCACCACCGACGTCGacatcgtcctcttcctcctcgtctcACTCTCAAACCCCTATCACTCTAGCTGAGcctatctcatcaatcccaaCGAGTCAATCTACTCTACCACCCTCATACTCTTCGATCCCTCATCCGCCGCGTCCCAactcaatcatcaatcgtcaagaggagaaacagGCTTTGCGGGATGCTCGACATttggtagaggaagaggtggaataTAATAGAGGTTATCTCTCACCTGGTAGGATAGGTCCAATGAGCCAAAATCCAAGTAAGAGTTCAGGCAGCAACAGTAATTCCGGTAGTCCTGGAGTAGGGGCTGGTCCAGCTAATCCTTCTAGcggagtaggagtaggaaTGGGATCAGGATTAGATGAGAGTGAACAACGtatcgatggtgatggtgatgacaATGGGGATCTGGAAATTGGTCATAGAGGTTATCTACCTCCTGGATTAGATGTCCGAGATGCACTGGCGAAATGTGAAGATCCAACGTTAGGTTGGAGTCTGCAGTTTTGGGTTACTATTGCTGATCCTTCGGTGAGTTCACCTTGAATTTTAATGTATCTTCTAACACCACGCGCAAATTAAATGTTGTATGTCGATAATGAATGGTGTCCTAGCTTATGAGTATTTTCATGGTTCATAGACCCAACACGTCTTCTTCGCTTGTCCTGCCTCTGGACAATGTAGTTGGGATCCACCGGTAGGGGCATTTGTGTAAGAGTATCCTTGATCACGATCATCATAAGCTACCGCGTCCTGACCAATGATTCATCTTTCTCGTAGCGTACCACGATCACCCGATGGAGAATGGTGGGAACTCGCAGATGCTACTAGAGGCAATAGAAGTTATTACTATAGTGAGTGACCTTCTACCTTGGCTCAAAGGGATGTCAGGTAGAGTACAATTGGACAGATATATAATCATTCAACATAATAAAGGTAcacaaagctgataatgtTTTCGTCCCATTTGCAAACTCCTTTTCGTCCTTGCCCTTGACGTTTTCGTTCAAAAAGATACATTAACTGGCAAAACTCAGTGGACTAGACCTGGAGGTAATGCGTTTGTGATCCCACTCGGGTTGATACAGGTGAGCTGCTTTGATTTCTCCAGCTCCCCTTGTTCCGCCAACCTCTCAACGTACAATAACGCCTATTCAATATGGTTGTAACACTACTAAAGTTATTCGTTGTCATTTGCTTAGCGAGCTGCACTGCCTAATCGACCCACTGCCCAATccccctcatcatcctccaatcCTACATCATCGCGGATAGTCCCTACTACACCTTCCCGATCAAACAGACAGAATCGATTGTCCAACCTATTCTCACCTAACCCAATTCAATCCCCATCTACCCCAGGAACGAACAAAGCATATCCTCGACCACCTTATTCACCTCTGAACAGTATCCCACGTCCTatacactcaccatcaaaatcGAATCGGTCATCCTCACTTACACCTAGTTCATCTTACGGTAATGGCAACAGTACCTCCCATTCACAGACGTTAGAGGCTATTGTCTTGGGACATTTCGCAACACCTAGCTCCTATACTGCTAATGGAAATGGTCAGGAGAATAATTTGATGGGAGATGGACTGAACACCAACACAAACATAATATCGCATAATGCTTCTGATTCGTTATCTTCCAATCCGATAAGTTATACCGATGGGTCACAATTGAGTGTAGTAGAGGAAGGATCAGGTAACGAGACTGATATGTCGGATTTCACAACTCCCGGAtcagcaggtggaggatggTGGGAAAAAAGGAAATCACAGGTGTTAACTGTGAAGACTGGATTCAAAAGTCCTGGAAGGAGATTTAAAGGATtgagtttgggtttgggCGAAGGTAGCCCTAGTCCCAGTGATGGTATCACCAGTGAGTCATGATCTGAGACGGAAATACTTAGATCTGAGAGTTTGGTGAATGATATGCCATATGGTCTATAGGCTCATTAGCTAGAGGATCACCTCTCAAGAAATCCCGTACCACGATCACTGGTCCAATTTTCGAATCGAACGAATCTAATTCTGATACTCAGGGAAATGAAACGGATACACCGACAGAATTGACCGTCATGAATGGCGTGAATGGTACGAGTGGAAGTACCACACCTGGGTTACCTAGAATGCCCGCCGAGCCGATCTATGTGGAACAGGTTGGAAGTGTCAAGACGAAGAGGCTATCTACTGGGTGAGCAGAATGATATATATTCCATGTATCACGCGATCCGTATCGCTGAGGATGGATTTGCTGATCGATGATTCTCTCGTCATTATCAGATTacatcccctcctcccctcAGAGATCAGCAGTGAAATCCTAGCGTTCCAAACGGATGATTTCGCCCGCAAGTACTTTGCCACTAAACGATCAGGAATAATGAGACAGAAAGTACCTGTTGAGCGGATCCTCAACTGGCAGAAAAATCCTATCACGTCACCTCTACTGGTTTTATCCAAACATTTGGCCAAAGATGCAATAGTCACGTTCAAAGTGATTCAACATGTCATGGGAGAAAGGGATAAACCGGTCGATAATGCCAAACCGCTACTGTCTAGTAGTTCGCATTTGAATTTGGCGAGTCTAGCGTTGaatggaaggaaagatgataaaggtCATCCGGATAGGAATGGCAGGTTGGCGAATGGATTTGCACCTCACAATGAACCTGAACCTAGCGGTACCgaaggaatgggaggaggagcaggtaTCAAAAATGATAAGATGCAAGTGTTAGAGGAAATTAGATGGATGATCCAACTTTCGGTAGCATCGAgtgagatgagggatgaagtTTATTGTCAATTGATCAAACAGTTGACTAAAAATCCTAATCAGTAAGTAGAACTCCGATCTGCATTACTGCTTTTTTCGCTTACTGGTCCGTGACTTGGGTAGTGACGCGGTCGTATTGGGTTTCCAACTTTTCTGCGTACTTGTAAATGCTTTTGGACCAAGCAAGAATTTCGAACCGTTCGTCAAGAATTTCCTGCGGATCAATGCGGGTGAAAAAGCAGATGGGATAGGAATAATGTCCAAGTGTGAGTAAAAGTCTCCGATGAAGATACGTACACGCTACAGTTTCATAATGAAGGTAAGGGAATCTGATACCGATTTGTTCTATATTCGCAGATTGTATTGGCAAATTGGAGGTCCTCGCTGCgaaaggtggaagagggaaagCTCTGACTGTAGGAGAAATCGAGCATGCCAGTGTGAGTTTCGTCAGAATATTCCTATGGATCGTAAGATTGAGTTGACATGTGCTTGTGTGTATATGTAGGACGCAGCATTCTACCCATCTGTTTATGGCGAATCCCTCGATCGAATAATGGATCTACAGAAACGTGCCTACCCCACATTGAAAGTGCCTGTGATATTGCCTTTCTTGGCGGATGGGATCTTGGCTTTGGGTGGATTACAAGCCGAAGGTATATTCAGAGTACCGGGCGATGGAGATAGTGTGAATGAGCTGAAGAGTAGGATGGATAGGGgacattatcagcttgtaaGTGCTCATGATCGATCCCATCACGACTTGACTTCGGTAATAAAGCTGATGGAACCTGTCATGTATAATTCGCAGAAAGGTATAGACGATCCCCATGTTGCATCTTCTTTGTTCAAATTATGGTTACGCGAACTAGAAGATCCCATTATCCCTTCAAGTCTATATAACGATGCTTTATCAGCCTCGAAAACATCCGaagaatcgatcgatttcttGAAGAGATTACCTATATATAATCGAAGGGTATTGATATTTGTGATCAGCTTTATTCAACTGTTCATGCAAGACGATGTGGTCAGAGTGACCAAGATGACTCCGGGTAAtttgggtgagtgattcgACTGCATTACAGATCCATGCCATCCAATGTTACGAAACACAAGGAATGATATCTGACATGTTTGACCGTTCGTACACGCGCACAGCTCTAGTAATGGCACCTAACATCTTACGAACGACTTCCAACTCACTCATCACGGTATTTACCAATTCATCATTCGAATCGAAATTCATCTTGCAATTATTAGAAAATCTAGATACGGCTAGGGTAGATGAGGATTACGTACCTAGTCATGGTCAACCGATAGGAAGGATTTGACGCTATGAAGGTGGAAATTATTCTCTGACTTCCCTACGATTGAAAATTTCCTTCCAGGGAATCTTTATGCTTTAATGGGATATTAATTGGACTGAAAATGCATGATACAACGGGTTTGCATACTTacatatataacatataaCATACAGCATATAAACTATAACATTCAACATATAACGTTGGAATGAATGTACCACATTTGTACGATGTTGGTCAGTGTTTGCGACTGCATTGCACTACGCGATTCATTGTACGATTCAATATTGAGAGAATGGTGCAGAATAGTAATATGATCTATCTTGCCATTATGTCAACGAAGGAATAATACCAATATCTGATCTTTGCCTGTAACACTGTTCGCACGTAGAGCTCGATAATTTAACCGAATGCTTTTGAAACTGGAAAGTGAAGACAGCATGAGGTAGTGAATAATGCATGATCCTTTTGAGTAGTATGTGTCAAGTTATCTGTTCGTTAAATGTGTATATCAAGTGCAGGGTATACTATCCTCCAACATTCAACCTAATCgacttcatcaacatccccctcgatcatctccaccttggCCGCCttttccaacctctttctctccctctcagcGTATTTTCCTCTATTCCTCTCTTTGACCTGTCCAACACCTCTGAATCTCcatttccttctcttcaacaacatcatctcATAACTCTTCATATAAAACGTCAATTTACCTAATCCCTTTATATCatcgttcttgatcaacttctcATGTAATACTTTTACATCATTGAATAGCAAGTATGGTGGGACATTTGCCTCGGGTGTAGAATTAGGTGTAATCAATTTGATTTTCAGTCCGTTCACTTCTGGAAGAGGTCTGTAGGTCTTTAGTATATCTTCAGGTGGATATCGAACAAAGAACTCTTTAAGGGTATTTAATGATTTGGAAGGTGTATTACCGTATAATGCGAATAGACGAATAGCAGATTTCCAGGTTCTCTCGACTTGTCGATCACCTAATCCCATTAACCACCTCTTCCGATCTTTCTTCGAGGGTTCATTAATCGTTTCCAATCCCTTGAGAGCCTTAGTCGACCAAGATAGGTATTCGTCCCATATGGCCTGTCCCCATTCGAAAGCTACTGGTCTATCTGAATCGGTCATTCCAGCTCTAGTACCATGTGAACACTTTTCTAGGATTTGCAGATAACTCCATCCATTCGGTTTGAAGCTCCCTTTGGTGATTTCAGATACAGCTGACCAAGCTTCTTCGTAGGCTTTCTTGGTGGCTGCGAGAGAAGGGGAGTGTATCATGTGCACAGAGATATACGAGTTGATAAGTCTTGGTCCGAGAACGACATCTCTGAATGGCAGATAAGTATCGGGATTGGGTGGTGAAGCAACGTCATGCAAGATTCGTTGGAAAAGCGCTGTAGCTTCTCGCAATGCGTCAGCGGAGGAAAGAGGtgtaagaggaagattagAATGAGAATTCGATGGATCTTGTATAACTTCCGATTTGCTTGAAGACGATTCGACGAGTTCttccatcacatccacatctaGCCATTCTTCATCCGTTACATTCTTTTCTTCAAGTTGTTTCGCTTCGATCTCAGACTTGATCTGCCCATCTTCCCCAAATTCTTGAGGTACTTCATCGTTATCTTTAACTTTGACCGCACCTCTCCTGACTAATGGCTTCCAACTAGCATACGTCATGAATATCCCACTCAACAAATCCGCATCTATACCATCTCTCCATTCTTTTGAATTCAACATCTTCCCCGTTCTTGCCAATTTGACAGTCTCAGTCAAAATCCATCTCGCTCGATTCAGATCGCCTGCTCGTTTCGTACCTTCCAGCAGTCCAGTGAAGGTTTCCAATGTGGGTACATATTGAGAGAACCTTGGTAAGCCGTCTTGTTCCGACGAGAAGGGTGTATAAATGGCATCATGGTGCTTCGCCAGCATTTGACGTAACAGGTCGAAAGCCTCTAGGTAATCTTTCTTCGTAAATCCCAACGCTCGAATGATCGCGCTGTATTCTTCTCTCGAGGGTTggatcttctcattctccgTCATCTCAATCCATAAATCCCTCGCTCGTTCAGGTTCAGGCTGAGCAGATTCTCCGCATGTCCTGATCATGGTAGTGTACAGTTCCCGGGACGGCGTCGGATGAGCTGAAAGTCGCATATTGGCAAAAAGGTCCCATGCTAATGCTCGAGTATGTGCGTTGGGCTGGAACAGTGGCGAGGGCTGAGTGAGATGTTGGAGAACGACTTGGTAAGAAGATTGAGGGTATGGTTGGCCAGCTTGTTctgctgaggtgagttgagataTTGCATTCTGAGGTTGTGAGGGTGTGTGACGTAAAAGCGATAGGATAAACAGGTCTTTATGCGAATCAGATATTGCCAGTCCACCTTTATCGTTCACATTCAGCTTTGGTCAGATTCATAGTATCGCGGGATACTCACTGTTGGCCATTTCAGCCGTTAGCCGGCCTACATCATCTACTCTTCCGGCAGCAGCATCTACCTTGATGATTTCTTCGATCTTGGTCTCGTCAACAGGGACACCATGTAGCTATGAATGATTCGTCAGCTTGACTATCATGGTCGGGTCTCAATGAGATAGGAGCTTACAGTCATTACGTCTAACAAGGCTTCTGCACCTCTAGCATCTCTTCTCTGGATCTACGTAAACACACAATGTCAACTGATTTGCCATCGAGTATCTGGTGAGGCGATCATTTAACTCACAAACTCATCAAATAGTACATTCCATTCCCTCTTGCTGACCAATCCCAGTGGTATATCTACGCCTTGTTGAGTTTGTATAGCTCCGGCAGGTGATTTACTAGTCCCACTAGGTCCATCCTGTGGTACACCCAGCTGAGCGAGAGCAGCAAATATCTTATAATGCTTTGGTTCCCtcctcaattcttcatctatatTCATCAGTCCACCTTGTTGTTCGATGTCTCCGGAGCCTATCAATCTGTTTTCCAGCTCATTCAAaatatcttccctctccctgATATCTAAAGGTAATTTCAGTTGTCCACCCGGTGATTCAATAGCAagtacatcatcttctctactATCTATTCCAGTCTGCACCAAATCAGCATAGAAATccttcaaatcctcttcaGTCAGTTCTGGTAGACCTTCAATTGCCTTTTTCGTCAGGCGATCTTTTAGTTGTCTATTTAGCGATTCTTCAGAAGGTAGTTGGGAGAGGGTCTCTTTGGTCAGAGGGATATATTCGGGGGGAGGTGGGGTTTGATATAGTGGGAAAGGACGAGTGGGCTCTGAAGAGGGTGGCAAGTGAGTGAGGTATGGGATAGATGGTGTAGGAGGTCGATCATAGCTATTTATATTTAGGTTCATCGTTAGTGGAAGTAGCTGAATGAGGGAGAATGGAATGGTACGACCGAACTTGCCTGTGCAATAACCTTCTTGAACGCAGGGATCGCAGTCTGACTGCTTTCCTAGCAAGAGCTGATCCCAACATCTTGCTTCCCGTTCTTCTGATGATTCTCAAGTCAAGATGAGCAAAGTGAATCTTAACCAACGATTCCAACATTATATATGTGGTTCGGAAAAAAACATCTCTCGCAGAAGTCAACATCTATCGTAATCACGTGACTTGACTTTGCCACTCGTTTTGGATGTGtttgttcatcatcgttcatcaagCATGCAAATGTACAAGTATACGATAGAAAAAGAAAATGTATAGACCAAGATATAGAAAACAAgtcaaagaaagaaatgtATATAATATCTATGAAAACAATTATACGGGGTATACCAAACTAAAAATCGAAGAGCCACAAGGCTGGGTATGTATTCTAGATTACTTTACAATTGATTATGGTTGAGGAAGTGGTTTACCCTGTCACGATCAAATCGCATCAGCCTGTATATCTCCGTAGTAGGCTCCAGAAGAAAAGACCGCTTAcagatggaggagggggaggtaCCATACCTCCGCTCATGTTCATTGTCataggaggtggtggaccacCAGGTTGAGGTAACGGTCTGCCCATGACTGGTGGCATCATAGGGTGCCAAGCTGCCCAGGCAGGTACACCAGCAGGTGCTTTACCTtttccttgaccttgttgattCTGATTACCACCGCCATCCTGAACCAGATCGATATGAGCGAGAAATCTCATGATAAAACGACAACCGGAtacttaccttcttctcttccttcttaggTTGGTTAGCAGGGTTCTTGGGTGCTCCAGCAGGGTATGGTATGACAGCCATCAAATCACTGTTGACATATTCGATCAGCTCTGTACATGCGACAGCTGTGGTGGAGCGGCTTACCCTGCGGATTGTCTACCCTTCATGAGCAATAATTCAGCCAACTCCATGTACAATGCTCTTCTTGATTCTCTAAGATCTCCGACCTCTTTGAGAAGTACTCGGACTTCACCCTATAGCAGAGTCAGCTTGGGACATGTATCCAAGCATCCATCAGCTGTACTTACAGAAAGTGCTTTCGAGAAATCATCCAAGCTGACGATCCATTGACATCAGTACATATCCTTCAATATTTCACGGAAGAGATTAGAACTCACTATCCAGCCAGATTGAAACCAATTTGCTCCCTCGCAGCTGCTTTAGCAGCTTGTTGAGTTTGTGTGTGCTGGTTAGAATTCTGTTCCATGATCTCGAGGGCAAGCTTTCGTAAGAAAGCGGATTCGGACTCTCCCTTCTTGCTGTGGAAATGGAACCAGGATGATCAGTTTCCCTCCCTGACCTTTCCAAGAAGATGCAAAAGACAGTCACTCACGCCAAGGCATCCAAGATAGCTTGTGTACCTATTCCAACGAACAAGATAAGTAAGACAGGTCGTCACGTTCAAACCCATAGTAAGATACAAACTCACCAGGCTTCTTCTCATTAGcaacttctttcttcttagcttcttccCTATCAAGCACCAACTTATCCAAAGCTTCGGTGATCTTCTTATCTCTAGCTGTTTTATCcgttcttctcttctcttgggCTTTAGCCTTCTCGTCATCCGCTGTCTTGGTGGCTTTGCTATCAGTAGCGAGAAGGTCCTGCATATTTGACAGTATTAGCGTATACAGTAACTAGTCAAAATGGTGCCTAGTGACTTACAAGTGCTTTCTGTAAGTTCGCCAAAGCCTCGACATTCTGACGATGCCTCTCTTCCGCCAATTTCGCTTTcgcttccttctctttcaacttggcATCCCTTTCGGCCGCTTCTAGAGCTATCCACAGATACACAATCAGCTGTAACCCTTACTTACGCATATCTTCGAGTTACTCACCAGCTTGTTCAGCCGCAGCTTTTTGTTTAGCTAGGAGATTTGGATGATCATGAGCTATTCAATTCCAGATACAACAA
Coding sequences:
- a CDS encoding tryptophan synthase, beta subunit; the protein is MSEHLKRVFAEKKEQDQPAFVTFLTAGFPTRDATVPLMMALEAGGADIIELGVPFSDPIADGPTIQRANTIAIENNVHYSDCLEYVRQARKLGLKVPVIFMGYYNPLIAYGEELAVKDAREAGANGYIIVDLPPEEAIKFRNICQEHSMSYVPLIAPSTSIDRVKFLTSIADSFIYVVSKMGVTGSSAGVAISASLPELVARIRAFTPVPLAVGFGVDNRTHFEFVTSAGSDAVVVGSKIIKLVLDNPDIEKASKEVEYFCREITLHGQNPPPLGRKNGIAQNGNANEEGETKVEPVLPIPEGEVAKPELQVDQPGKLPSRFGLFGGAYVPESLVDCLSELEAAHAEAIKDPKFWKEFEDMFGYINRPSQLYYAERLTEEMGGAKIWLKREDLNHTGSHKINNAVGQILLAKRLGKTRIIAETGAGQHGVATATVCAKFGLQCDIYMGAEDVRRQELNVFRIKMLGGNVIPVTAGSQTLKDAVNEAMREWVTRLEDTHYLIGSAIGPHPFPTIVRDFQRVIGREIKSQMQEQAGKLPDAVVACVGGGSNAIGTFYDFIGDESVRLVGVEAGGHGVDTDLHSATLTKGVIGVVHGASSYIIQSKEGQLVPTHSISAGLDYNSVGPEHSHLKYTGRAEYIVADDTQALKAFKMVTQLEGIIPALESSHGLWGGMQLAKTLPKDKDVVICLSGNGAKDVAEVLLTLKDKKWADKLDWHVAQ